DNA sequence from the Hoylesella buccalis ATCC 35310 genome:
GTCTTCACCGGCTTGCCGCCCAATCCCTCACGATAGAGTCTGATGAGAGGCCGATGCCGTGCATTGTCGGGGGCACACAGGAAAAAGGTAGTCTCTGATGACGTGTAGTCAACGTGGCTGGTGTAATCTATGGCCATTGTATCGAGTGACTGCGCGCGCATCCATGCGCACATGATTAAAAGGAAGAATGTTAGAAACAGTACTTTCAATTTCATTTTCTTCAGGCATTTAGGTTTTCAGATGTTTATTATTGCGCCATGAGCGAAACGGCAAATCCGCCACCGCTGGCTTGATTGATTTTCAACACGTCTCCACGCTTCACGGTTTTGTGCGTGATGACATAAGCTTGTGGATTGTGGTTGTAATGGGCATTTTTAGCATCGGCATAAATCGTGCATCTGTACTTCTTACCCTTGTCGAGAAAGTCGAGTTTGATGACACTCTTGTGTCCGTTCTCGTCGCATTTGCCCCCGATAAACCAGTTGTCCGTGCCTTTTGCCTTGCGAGCCACGGTGATATAGTCGCCGGGTTCAGCCTCCAAATACTTGCTGTCGTCCCAGTCAACAGCCACATCCCGTATGAATTGGAACGCATCATCGTACTTCTCGTAGTGTTCGGGCAAGTCGGCAGCCATTTGCAGCGGACTGTACATGGTGACATAGAGTGCCAACTGTCCTGCTAAGGTGGAGTGTACAAAGCTGGTATTGTCGCTCCATTCTGATAGTTTCGTTACAAAAATACCCGGTGTGTAGTCCATCGGACCGCCCTGTAAGCGAGTAAAGGGCAAGATAGTGGTATGGTCTGGATTGTTTCCTCCAAAGGCTTCGTACTCTCCACCCCTCGCACTTTCGTTGCCAACCATGTTAGGCCATGTTCGGCATAAGCCCGTTGGGCGTGTCGCTTCGTGGGCATTCACCATGATATGGTGCTTGGCGGCTTGCTTCACCACATACATATAATGGTCGTTCATGGATTGAGAGAAGTGGTGGTCGCCACGAGGAATGATGTCACCTACGTATCCTGTCTTCACGGCATCATATCCATATTGGTTCATGAGATTGAAAGCTTTTTTCAAATGTCGTTCATAATTCACCGCACTGGATGATGTCTCGTGGTGCATTAAGAGTTTTACACCCTTTGACTGAGCATACTCGTTGAGTCCTTTCAGGTCGAAATCGGGATAAGGCGTAACGAAGTCGAACACGTCTTGCTTCCAATGGTTCGCCCAATCTTCCCAACCTACGTTCCATCCCTCCACCAATACTTGGTCTAATCCGTTCTTGGCAGCGAAGTCGATGTATCGCTTCACCTTGTCTGTGTTAGCCGCATGGCGTCCGTTTGGCTTTGCTTTGCTCCAGTCTATTTGGTCGAGTTTGATAGACGGGAACTCATCGGTGTAGTTCCATGCGCTTTTGCCAACAATCATTTCCCACCACACACCGCAGTATTTTGTGGGATGAATCCAACTCGTGTCTTCTATCTTACACGGCTCGTTGAGGTTCAGTATGAGGTTGCTCGACAACATATCGCGTGCGTCATCGCTCACCATTACCGTTCTCCACGGACTCTTACAAGGGGTTTGCATGCACCCCTTGGCACCGTATGCGTCTGGGGTGAGCCAGCTTTCAAAGGTCATGGTCTTATCGTCTAAGTTGAGGTGCATGGTAGAATAGTCCACACAAGCTGCCTCGTGGATGTTGATGTACAGTCCATCTTGGCTTTTCATTTGTAGCGAGGTCTGCACGCCTGTTGGCGAGAATACCGCCACCGACGAGTTTCCCCAGTTCACTGCATCATGGAAACGCCCCCTGATTTCGGAGAGTTTGCTTTGCTGTGTCTTTTGCTCTTGCGTATCATAGTCGCCCGGAATCCACCATGCCGTATGGTCGCCAGCCATGACAAACTGCGTATGTTCTTCCTTAATGAGGAAATAGGTCAAGCTGTCTTGCTGCGGAAATTCATAGCGCAACCCCATTCCCTCGTCGTAAACACGAAACCGAACAATGATGTTGCGTTGCGAAGCGGCTTGATGCAACGTTACCGCCAGTTCGTTATAATGGTTTCTGATGGTTGCGGTCTCCCCCCAAACAGGCTTCCATGTCTCGTCAAAGGTGGATGTATGCGTGTCTTTAACCGTAAATCCATTCATTAAGTCGGTTTCCCGAAGCCCCTTGGAGGCGTGCTTGTCCTTCATGAGTTCCAAGCCTAAGCGCGACGGTTTCACCACAGCTTTGCCTTTGTAGGTCATGGAATAGGTGGGTACGCCATTGCCTTGCAGACTGAAGTTGACGCATACATTGCCATTGGGCGATTTGACTACTTGTGCCAACATTGCCATTGGCAGCATAAAAAACAAAAGGATAAGATTGATTTTCTTCATGATGTTGTGGTTGAAAGGTATGCCACAAGGGCGCAAACCCTTGTGGCTATGGGTGTGAGGGGGTAGGGTGTTAGCCCCTTCCCGATTGTGAGTTCAGTTCACATAGATTGCTCACCAAGCTGTTGTCGGTCAGCATGTCTTCTATGTTCAGGTGCATCCGATAACGCCAATAGTGCTTGGGATTGGCAGGAATGTTGATGCGTTCGGCATTGGCATCGTCCAATCGGAGCCGTTCGTCCATGGATAACCAGTCTTGTATGGACAAGATGCAGAGCATGGAGGGTGATGCCAAGTGTTGCCAAATGATGTCGCGAGCCAACCAACCTGGCAGTGGGTGAGGGGCAGGTCCTTCCTTTCCAAGCATGGTGTTGTAATAATGCTGTGTGCGTGGGTAGTCTTCGTCCCACCATTGGCGCAGCGTTGGCATGTCGTGCGAGGATATGGTAGCCACACTTCTGTAGGGGTTGCCAGGCAAATAA
Encoded proteins:
- a CDS encoding glycoside hydrolase family 97 protein is translated as MKKINLILLFFMLPMAMLAQVVKSPNGNVCVNFSLQGNGVPTYSMTYKGKAVVKPSRLGLELMKDKHASKGLRETDLMNGFTVKDTHTSTFDETWKPVWGETATIRNHYNELAVTLHQAASQRNIIVRFRVYDEGMGLRYEFPQQDSLTYFLIKEEHTQFVMAGDHTAWWIPGDYDTQEQKTQQSKLSEIRGRFHDAVNWGNSSVAVFSPTGVQTSLQMKSQDGLYINIHEAACVDYSTMHLNLDDKTMTFESWLTPDAYGAKGCMQTPCKSPWRTVMVSDDARDMLSSNLILNLNEPCKIEDTSWIHPTKYCGVWWEMIVGKSAWNYTDEFPSIKLDQIDWSKAKPNGRHAANTDKVKRYIDFAAKNGLDQVLVEGWNVGWEDWANHWKQDVFDFVTPYPDFDLKGLNEYAQSKGVKLLMHHETSSSAVNYERHLKKAFNLMNQYGYDAVKTGYVGDIIPRGDHHFSQSMNDHYMYVVKQAAKHHIMVNAHEATRPTGLCRTWPNMVGNESARGGEYEAFGGNNPDHTTILPFTRLQGGPMDYTPGIFVTKLSEWSDNTSFVHSTLAGQLALYVTMYSPLQMAADLPEHYEKYDDAFQFIRDVAVDWDDSKYLEAEPGDYITVARKAKGTDNWFIGGKCDENGHKSVIKLDFLDKGKKYRCTIYADAKNAHYNHNPQAYVITHKTVKRGDVLKINQASGGGFAVSLMAQ